The sequence GCGGCCTGGGGCGTGCCCGGCGCGTCGTCGAAGAAGCCGAACGACGCCTCTTCGCCGGTGGCGGGCGCGGCGTCCAGCAGCTCGCGCAGGCGGGCGACGGTGGAGGACACCGGCACGTCCGGGTCGGGGCGCTGCTGGCGATGGGCATCGAGCAGGCGCATCAGGACGTCGCGGGCCTGCAGGAACAGGTCGACCATCTCCGCCTGCAGGGCCAGCTGGCCGCTGCGGATGCGGTCGAGCAGGGTTTCCAGCTCGTGGGTCACGGCGGTCAGGTCGTCGAAGCCGAACATGCCCGCCGAGCCCTTGATGGAATGGGCGGCGCGGAAGATGCCGTTGAGCTCTTCCGGGTCGGGCTGCTGGAGGTCGAGGCCGAGCAGCAGGAGTTCGAGGCTGGCCAGGTGTTCTTCGGTTTCCTCGAAAAATACCTGGAGGAACTGGTTCATCCCGTCGTTCATGGGAAGCGCCTTGTGCCGGAGTCAGGGGAGGACCTTGCGGGTGACTTCCAGCAGTTTTGGCGGATCGAAGGGCTTGACCAGCCAGCCCGTGGCGCCGGCGGACTTGCCTTGCTGCTTCATGGCATCGCTGGACTCGGTGGTCAGCATCAGGATGGGGGTGGCGCGGTAGCCGGGCAGCCCACGCAGGCTGCGGATCAGGCTGAGGCCATCCATGTTGGGCATGTTCTGGTCGGTGAAGACCAGGTTGTAGGCCTTGCTCTGGGCCTTGCCCAGGCCGTCCCGGCCATCCACCGCCTCGTCCACCAGGTAGCCGGCGGCCTTGAGGGTGAAGCTCAGCATCTGCCGGATGGAGG is a genomic window of Pseudomonas resinovorans NBRC 106553 containing:
- a CDS encoding response regulator; amino-acid sequence: MSKQILIVDDSASIRQMLSFTLKAAGYLVDEAVDGRDGLGKAQSKAYNLVFTDQNMPNMDGLSLIRSLRGLPGYRATPILMLTTESSDAMKQQGKSAGATGWLVKPFDPPKLLEVTRKVLP